From one Streptomyces sp. NBC_01478 genomic stretch:
- the fomD gene encoding cytidylyl-2-hydroxypropylphosphonate hydrolase produces the protein MADGGAVRAVEAGTSTAFWAPGDQILWRYRENAGNRFHIARPVTVVRDDEEMLAVWMAPGTECVKPVLADGTSVHGEPLETRYTKPRTVQRDHWFGTGVLKLARPGEPWSVWLFWEPGWQFKNWYVNLEEPQLRWDGGVDSVDHFLDISVHPDRSWRWLDEDEFAQAQRDGLMDPQLAERVRKAGWSAVETIRAWGAPFADGWQHWRPDPSWAVPSLPEDWDRTPAHMST, from the coding sequence ATGGCAGACGGTGGAGCGGTACGAGCGGTGGAAGCGGGTACGTCTACGGCCTTCTGGGCGCCCGGGGATCAGATCCTGTGGCGTTATCGGGAGAACGCGGGCAACCGTTTCCACATCGCCCGGCCCGTGACCGTCGTCCGGGACGACGAGGAGATGCTCGCCGTCTGGATGGCGCCCGGCACGGAGTGTGTGAAGCCGGTGCTCGCGGACGGTACCTCGGTGCACGGGGAGCCGCTGGAGACCCGGTACACCAAGCCGCGCACGGTCCAGCGCGACCACTGGTTCGGGACCGGGGTGCTGAAGCTGGCCCGGCCCGGTGAGCCCTGGTCGGTGTGGCTTTTCTGGGAACCCGGATGGCAGTTCAAGAACTGGTACGTGAACCTTGAGGAACCGCAGCTCCGTTGGGACGGCGGAGTGGACTCGGTGGATCACTTCCTGGACATCTCCGTTCACCCGGACCGCAGTTGGCGCTGGCTCGACGAGGACGAGTTCGCGCAGGCCCAGCGGGACGGGCTGATGGATCCCCAACTCGCCGAGCGGGTGCGGAAAGCGGGCTGGTCGGCGGTCGAGACGATCCGTGCGTGGGGGGCGCCGTTCGCGGACGGCTGGCAGCACTGGCGCCCGGATCCGTCCTGGGCTGTACCTTCACTTCCGGAGGACTGGGACCGCACCCCCGCGCACATGTCCACATGA
- a CDS encoding class II fumarate hydratase, with protein MADGQTVGPFRIEHDSMGEVRVPVDAKWRAQTQRAVENFPISGQRIERAHIEALARIKGAAAKVNAELGVLDKDIAEAIQEAAREVAGGAWDEHFPIDVFQTGSGTSSNMNTNEVIATLATERLGRDVHPNDHVNASQSSNDVFPSSIHIAATGAVIHDLIPALEHLAGALSRKSIEFSDVVKSGRTHLMDATPVTLGQEFGGYAAQVRYGVERLQASLPRLAELPLGGTAVGTGINTPPGFSAAVIAEVALVTGLPLTEARDHFEAQGARDGIVETSGQLRTIAVGLTKIANDLRWMASGPRTGLSEISLPDLQPGSSIMPGKVNPVIPEAVLMVAAQVVGNDATVATAGAAGNFELNVMLPVIARNVLESIRLLANVSRLLADRTVDGIVAHRERAREYAESSPSVVTPLNKYIGYEEAAKVAKKALAERKTIRQVVLENGYVERGDLTVVQLDEALDVLRMTRP; from the coding sequence ATGGCCGACGGTCAGACAGTGGGTCCGTTCCGTATCGAGCACGATTCGATGGGGGAGGTGCGGGTTCCGGTCGACGCGAAGTGGCGGGCGCAGACCCAGCGGGCGGTGGAGAACTTCCCGATCTCGGGGCAGCGCATCGAACGGGCCCACATCGAGGCGCTGGCCCGCATCAAGGGTGCCGCCGCCAAGGTGAACGCCGAGCTGGGCGTGCTGGACAAGGACATCGCGGAGGCGATCCAGGAGGCGGCCCGTGAGGTGGCCGGCGGGGCGTGGGACGAGCACTTCCCGATCGACGTGTTCCAGACCGGGTCCGGGACCTCGTCCAACATGAACACCAACGAGGTGATCGCGACCCTCGCGACCGAGCGGCTCGGGCGGGATGTGCATCCCAATGATCACGTCAACGCCTCGCAGTCCTCCAACGACGTCTTCCCGTCCAGCATTCACATCGCGGCCACCGGTGCCGTGATCCACGACCTGATCCCCGCCCTGGAGCATCTCGCGGGCGCGCTGTCGCGCAAGTCCATCGAGTTCTCCGATGTCGTGAAGTCCGGGCGGACCCATCTGATGGATGCCACGCCGGTGACGCTGGGGCAGGAGTTCGGCGGGTACGCGGCCCAAGTGCGGTACGGCGTCGAGCGGTTGCAGGCCTCGCTGCCCCGGCTCGCCGAGCTGCCGCTCGGCGGGACCGCCGTCGGGACCGGGATCAACACCCCGCCCGGTTTCTCCGCCGCCGTGATCGCGGAGGTCGCCCTCGTCACCGGGCTGCCGTTGACCGAGGCGCGGGACCACTTCGAGGCGCAGGGTGCCCGGGACGGGATCGTCGAGACCAGCGGGCAGTTGCGGACCATCGCCGTAGGGCTGACGAAGATCGCGAACGATCTGCGGTGGATGGCGTCCGGGCCGCGCACCGGGCTGTCCGAGATCTCGCTGCCCGATCTGCAGCCGGGGTCCTCGATCATGCCCGGCAAGGTCAATCCGGTGATTCCGGAGGCCGTGCTGATGGTCGCCGCGCAGGTCGTGGGCAATGACGCGACCGTCGCCACCGCCGGGGCCGCGGGCAACTTCGAGCTCAATGTGATGCTGCCGGTGATCGCCAGGAATGTTCTGGAGTCCATCCGGCTGCTTGCGAACGTCTCGCGGCTGCTCGCCGACCGGACCGTGGACGGGATCGTCGCTCACCGGGAGCGCGCGCGTGAGTACGCCGAGTCGTCGCCGTCCGTCGTCACCCCGCTGAACAAGTACATCGGGTACGAGGAGGCCGCCAAGGTGGCCAAGAAAGCACTGGCGGAACGCAAGACGATCCGCCAAGTCGTGCTGGAGAACGGCTATGTGGAGCGCGGTGACCTGACCGTCGTCCAACTCGACGAAGCCCTCGATGTCCTGCGGATGACGCGTCCGTAA
- a CDS encoding SpoIIE family protein phosphatase, whose translation MTEHPTSFERPGGADPADPRGALLHTSTPSRASGGAGLPAQARTGEPPPAPGTSTSRAKGKDPTGTPVKPEPDTAAAGSEHSQPSAAEPDTHRPRPAPDGIPAQPGGEVSDAAAKERRTGQGLPPGGPMPMRRDGDRLRFVGAATRRIARGIDLDEIVMGLCRATVPTFSDAILVYLRDPLPVGDERPTGPVVLRLRRTDRIPEERDTENGFMPAIQPEQPSELSAVTAELCEVRPGGALNEVLRGVRPVFADSPAARAALPELLGEGGELIVPAGQRAILAPLRGRRRVIGAALFLRRPERMAFEADDLLVAAQLATHSALGIDKAVLYGREAYIADELQRTMLPETLPRPTGVRLASRYLPAAETARVGGDWYDAIPLPGSRVALVVGDVMGHSMTSAAIMGQLRTTAQTLAGLDLPPQEVLHHLDEQAQRLGTDRMATCLYAVYDPVSHRITIANAGHPPPVLLHLGGRAEVLRVPPGAPIGVGGVDFEAVELDAPAGATLLLYTDGLVESRLRDVWTGIEQLREKLAAVAQLTGPDHPPPLEALCDEVLDMLGPGDRDDDIALLAARFDGIAPSDVAYWFLDPEDSAPGQARRLARRALARWGMEDMSDSVELLVSEVVTNAVRYASRPVTLRLLRTDVLRCEVGDDVPQLPRLRQARATDEGGRGLYLVNRLARRWGATRLSTGKVVWFELNRN comes from the coding sequence GTGACGGAGCACCCCACCTCCTTCGAGCGCCCCGGCGGCGCCGACCCCGCAGACCCCCGCGGGGCGCTCCTGCACACCTCGACGCCGTCCAGGGCGTCCGGTGGAGCCGGTTTACCGGCACAGGCACGCACCGGTGAGCCGCCTCCGGCGCCGGGTACGAGCACGTCCCGAGCCAAGGGGAAGGACCCGACAGGTACCCCTGTGAAGCCCGAGCCCGATACGGCCGCAGCCGGCTCCGAGCACTCCCAGCCCTCGGCCGCCGAACCCGACACCCATCGCCCGCGCCCCGCGCCCGACGGCATCCCCGCCCAGCCGGGCGGCGAGGTCTCCGACGCCGCCGCCAAGGAGCGCCGTACGGGCCAGGGGCTGCCGCCCGGCGGTCCCATGCCCATGCGGCGGGACGGGGACCGGCTGCGCTTCGTGGGCGCCGCGACCCGGCGGATCGCCCGCGGCATCGATCTCGACGAGATCGTCATGGGGCTGTGCCGGGCGACCGTGCCGACGTTCTCGGACGCGATCCTGGTCTATCTGCGCGACCCGCTGCCCGTGGGCGACGAACGGCCCACGGGTCCCGTCGTGCTGCGGCTGCGCCGCACCGACCGGATCCCCGAGGAGCGGGACACGGAGAACGGCTTCATGCCCGCGATACAGCCGGAGCAGCCCTCCGAACTGTCCGCGGTCACCGCCGAGTTGTGCGAGGTACGCCCCGGCGGCGCGCTCAACGAGGTGCTGCGGGGCGTGCGTCCCGTGTTCGCCGACTCCCCGGCCGCACGCGCCGCACTGCCCGAACTCCTCGGCGAGGGCGGCGAGTTGATCGTCCCGGCCGGCCAGCGCGCGATCCTCGCACCGCTGCGCGGCCGGCGCCGGGTGATCGGCGCCGCGCTCTTCCTGCGCCGCCCCGAGCGCATGGCGTTCGAGGCCGACGACCTCCTCGTCGCCGCCCAACTCGCCACGCACAGCGCCCTGGGCATCGACAAGGCCGTGCTCTACGGCCGTGAGGCGTACATCGCCGACGAGCTCCAGCGCACCATGCTCCCCGAGACCCTGCCGCGCCCCACCGGCGTACGGCTGGCGTCCCGGTATCTGCCGGCCGCCGAGACGGCACGCGTCGGCGGCGACTGGTACGACGCGATCCCGCTGCCCGGCAGCCGGGTCGCCCTGGTCGTCGGCGACGTCATGGGCCACTCCATGACCTCGGCCGCGATCATGGGCCAACTCCGCACCACCGCACAGACGTTGGCGGGCCTGGACCTGCCCCCGCAGGAGGTCCTGCACCACCTCGACGAACAGGCCCAGCGGCTGGGCACCGACCGCATGGCGACCTGCCTCTACGCGGTCTACGACCCGGTGTCGCACCGCATCACCATCGCCAACGCGGGACACCCGCCGCCGGTGCTGCTGCACCTGGGCGGCCGGGCCGAGGTCCTGCGGGTGCCGCCCGGCGCCCCGATCGGGGTCGGCGGGGTCGACTTCGAGGCCGTGGAGCTGGACGCGCCGGCCGGAGCGACGCTGCTGCTGTACACGGACGGGCTGGTCGAGTCGCGCCTGCGGGACGTGTGGACCGGGATAGAGCAGTTGCGCGAGAAGCTCGCCGCGGTCGCGCAGCTCACCGGACCCGATCATCCGCCGCCCCTCGAGGCCCTGTGCGACGAGGTGCTCGACATGCTCGGCCCGGGTGACCGGGACGACGACATCGCGCTGCTCGCCGCCCGCTTCGACGGGATCGCGCCGAGCGACGTGGCGTACTGGTTCCTCGACCCGGAGGACTCGGCGCCCGGTCAGGCCCGCCGGCTCGCCCGGCGCGCGCTGGCCCGCTGGGGCATGGAGGACATGAGCGACTCCGTCGAGCTGCTGGTCAGCGAGGTCGTGACGAACGCCGTGCGGTACGCGTCCCGGCCGGTCACGCTGCGTCTGCTGCGGACCGACGTGCTGCGCTGCGAGGTCGGCGACGACGTGCCCCAGTTGCCGCGGCTGCGCCAGGCGCGGGCCACGGACGAGGGCGGACGCGGGCTGTATCTGGTCAACAGACTGGCCCGTCGGTGGGGAGCCACCCGGCTCAGCACCGGAAAGGTGGTCTGGTTCGAACTGAACCGGAATTAG
- a CDS encoding catalase yields the protein MTQAPQHAPYTTNNVGIPVESDEHSLTVGPDGPILLQDHYLIEKMAQFNRERVPERVVHAKGSGAYGFFEVTNDVSQFTRADLFQPGKRTEMLARFSTVAGEQGSPDTWRDPRGFALKFYTEHGNYDMVGNNTPVFFVRDTIKFQDFIRSQKRHPATGLRSNDMQWDFWTLSPESAHQVTWLMGDRGIPKTYRHMNGYSSHTYMWINGAGERFWVKYHFKTDQGVEYLTQAEADELAGSDGDKHRRDLHESIESGNAPSWSLKVQIMPFEDAADYRFNPFDLTKVWPHGDYPLIDVGRMTLNRNPDDYFVHIEQAAFEPSNLVPGIGPSPDKMLLGRLFSYPDTHRYRIGPNYAQLPPNRPHSPVNSYAKDGPMRYEASNAARPYAPNSYGGPAADHGQFGDPASWQTAGELVREATKLHREDDDFGQAGTMVREVLDDAARDRLVSNISGHLKADVSRSVLDRALQYWQNVDKELGDRIAANFE from the coding sequence GTGACGCAGGCACCCCAGCACGCTCCGTACACCACGAACAACGTCGGCATCCCGGTGGAGAGCGACGAACACTCGCTCACCGTCGGACCCGACGGCCCGATCCTGCTCCAGGACCACTACCTCATCGAGAAGATGGCCCAGTTCAACCGGGAACGGGTCCCCGAGCGGGTGGTGCACGCCAAGGGCAGCGGCGCGTACGGCTTCTTCGAAGTCACCAACGACGTCAGCCAGTTCACCCGGGCCGACCTCTTCCAGCCCGGCAAACGCACCGAGATGCTGGCCCGGTTCTCCACCGTGGCCGGTGAGCAGGGCTCGCCCGACACCTGGCGCGACCCGCGCGGCTTCGCCCTCAAGTTCTATACGGAACACGGCAATTACGACATGGTGGGCAACAACACCCCGGTCTTCTTCGTCCGGGACACCATCAAGTTCCAGGACTTCATCCGCTCGCAGAAGCGCCACCCGGCGACCGGGCTGCGCAGCAACGACATGCAGTGGGACTTCTGGACCCTCTCCCCGGAGTCGGCGCACCAGGTGACCTGGCTGATGGGCGACCGGGGCATCCCGAAGACGTACCGCCACATGAACGGCTACAGCTCCCACACCTACATGTGGATCAACGGCGCCGGTGAGCGGTTCTGGGTGAAGTACCACTTCAAGACCGACCAGGGCGTCGAGTACCTCACCCAGGCCGAGGCAGACGAGCTGGCCGGGTCCGACGGCGACAAGCACCGCCGGGACCTGCACGAGTCGATCGAGTCCGGGAACGCGCCGAGCTGGAGCCTGAAGGTCCAGATCATGCCGTTCGAGGACGCGGCGGACTACCGCTTCAACCCCTTCGACCTGACGAAGGTCTGGCCGCACGGGGACTACCCGCTGATCGACGTCGGCCGCATGACCCTGAACCGGAACCCGGACGACTACTTCGTCCACATCGAGCAGGCCGCCTTCGAGCCCTCGAACCTGGTGCCGGGAATCGGCCCCTCGCCGGACAAGATGCTGCTGGGCCGGCTGTTCTCGTACCCGGACACCCACCGGTACCGGATCGGCCCCAACTACGCCCAACTGCCGCCCAATCGGCCGCACTCCCCCGTCAACTCGTACGCCAAGGACGGCCCGATGCGCTACGAGGCGTCCAACGCGGCCCGGCCGTACGCCCCGAACTCCTACGGCGGCCCCGCGGCCGACCACGGGCAGTTCGGTGACCCGGCGAGCTGGCAGACCGCCGGTGAACTCGTGCGCGAGGCAACGAAGTTGCACCGCGAGGACGACGACTTCGGCCAGGCCGGCACGATGGTCCGCGAGGTCCTCGACGACGCGGCCCGCGACCGCCTCGTCTCGAACATCAGCGGCCATCTGAAGGCCGACGTGTCCCGCTCGGTCCTCGACCGCGCCCTGCAGTACTGGCAGAACGTGGACAAGGAACTGGGCGACCGGATCGCCGCGAACTTCGAGTAG